A part of Chanos chanos chromosome 9, fChaCha1.1, whole genome shotgun sequence genomic DNA contains:
- the tmod4 gene encoding tropomodulin-4 isoform X2, whose amino-acid sequence MSKSDPRDIDEDAILKGLSAEELEQLEYELQEMDPENAILPAGFRQRDQTKKTPTGPFDRDALLTFLEKQAMEHEDREDLVPFTGEKRGKAFVPKPGAGKIPEEEQITLEPELEEALKNATDAEMCDIAAILGMYTLMSNKQYYDALGATGRIANTEGINSVVKPDVYKIYPDEPPNPTNVEETLQRIQKNDSSLTEVNLNNIKDIPIPTLKEIFEAMKSNSHVVSLSIAATRSNDPVAYAAAEMLQSNTTLESLNIESNFITGEGILAIVKALAENSTLVELKIDNQRQKLGDSVEMEIANLLENNPSILKFGYHFTQQGPRARAASAITRNNDYLRQQRVG is encoded by the exons atgtccaaGAGCGATCCACGGGATATCGACGAGGATGCAATCCTCAAGGGCCTCAGCGCTGAGGAGCTGGAACAGCTGGAGTATGAACTCCAGGAGATGGATCCAGAG AATGCCATTCTCCCAGCCGGTTTTCGTCAGCGTGACCAGACTAAGAAGACTCCGACGGGTCCGTTTGACCGCGACGCCCTGCTGACGTTCCTGGAGAAACAGGCGATGGAGcatgaggacagagaggaccTGGTGCCTTTCACCGGAGAAAAGAGAG GGAAGGCTTTTGTGCCAAAGCCTGGTGCAGGGAAAATCCCCGAGGAGGAGCAGATCACCTTGGAGCCCGAGCTGGAGGAGGCCCTGAAAAACGCCACCGATGCTGAGATGTGCGACATAGCCG CTATCTTGGGAATGTACACACTGATGAGTAACAAGCAATATTACGACGCCTTAGGAGCGACTGGCAGGATCGCCAACACGGAGGGCATCAACA GTGTCGTTAAGCCTGATGTGTACAAAATCTACCCTGACGAGCCTCCAAATCCAACCAACGTTGAAGAGACCCTTCAAAGGATCCAGAAAAACGACAGCAGTCTGACAGAGGTTAACCTCAACAACATCAAG GACATTCCCATCCCAACACTGAAAGAGATCTTTGAGGCCATGAAGAGTAACAGTCACGTGGTTAGCCTCAGCATAGCCGCTACTCGCAGCAATGACCCTGTGGCTTAC GCTGCAGCAGAGATGCTTCAGAGTAATACCACCTTAGAGAGTCTTAACATTGAGTCCAACTTCATCACAGGAGAGGGGATATTGGCTATCGTCAAGGCGCTGGCAGAGAACTCAACGCTGGTTGAGCTCAAGATTGACAACCAG agacaaaaactgGGTGATTCGGTAGAGATGGAGATTGCCAACCTGCTGGAGAATAACCCCAGCATTCTGAAGTTTGGCTACCACTTCACCCAGCAGGGTCCACGAGCCCGGGCAGCCAGCGCCATCACAAGAAACAATGACTACC TTCGCCAACAGAGAGtaggatga